The following coding sequences lie in one Aythya fuligula isolate bAytFul2 chromosome 17, bAytFul2.pri, whole genome shotgun sequence genomic window:
- the PHETA1 gene encoding sesquipedalian-1, which yields MKLNERSLAFYATCDSPADNAGFLYKRGERHTAYHRRWFVLKGNMLFYFEERESREPVGVIVLEGCTVELCDSAEEFAFAIRFGGTKSRTYVLAAESQAAMESWVKSLSRASFDYMRLVVRELEKQLEEMRWGLAAGHPCCRHAPAAWKPQPSGMEQSPERLPALPAVPPKENGCAVWNNTPGTDRLPDATSCDGSDDDTNPRPPPLPPRRRASSGEPGSAGAATAESSSNFCRLHERYGREVARLRQDWLERQRDHQP from the coding sequence ATGAAGCTGAACGAGCGGAGCCTGGCGTTTTACGCCACCTGCGACTCCCCCGCCGACAACGCCGGCTTCCTCTACAAGCGGGGCGAGCGGCACACGGCCTACCACCGGCGCTGGTTCGTGCTGAAGGGCAACATGCTCTTCTACTTCGAGGAGCGCGAGAGCCGCGAGCCGGTGGGCGTCATCGTGCTGGAGGGCTGCACGGTGGAGCTCTGCGACTCGGCCGAGGAGTTCGCCTTCGCCATCCGCTTCGGCGGCACCAAATCCCGCACCTACGTGCTGGCGGCCGAGAGCCAGGCGGCCATGGAGTCGTGGGTGAAGTCGCTGTCGCGGGCCAGCTTCGACTACATGCGCCTGGTGGTGCgggagctggagaagcagctggaggagatgcGCTGGGGACTGGCCGCCGGCCACCCGTGCTGCCGGCACGCTCCCGCTGCCTGGAAGCCGCAGCCCTCGGGGATGGAGCAATCCCCGGAGAGGCTTCCAGCTCTGCCCGCCGTGCCGCCGAAGGAGAACGGCTGCGCGGTGTGGAACAACACTCCAGGCACCGACCGGCTGCCCGATGCCACCAGCTGTGACGGCAGCGATGATGACACCAACCCGCGGCCACCGCCGTTGCCACCGCGCAGGCGGGCGTCCAGCGGCGagccgggcagcgccggggctgCCACAGCCGAGAGCTCTTCCAATTTCTGCCGGCTCCACGAGCGGTACGGCCGGGAGGTGGCCCGGCTGCGGCAGGACTGGCTGGAGAGGCAGCGCGACCACCAGCCCTGA